One part of the Ranitomeya imitator isolate aRanImi1 chromosome 10, aRanImi1.pri, whole genome shotgun sequence genome encodes these proteins:
- the LOC138650916 gene encoding uncharacterized protein produces MDCGAESPSPTPRSKPARGGSSSLPAKRVTRSGKAQNMVELRKTQEGCKAPKAEARATAVSPPGGERSTRRGAAAPVPKDWGTRAAREPVDSYASRVHAYLSEHEEAGKTLRRLREEMKEVRQAASRASRTEKSALTARISSLGICIEGMEARRAAILNNSGPFREKLENDDRFHNMAAAKEPEGSRRPTQVEEVDHEEMEEAPYPPGGLKPLGWEGDYGS; encoded by the coding sequence ATGGACTGTGGGGCTGAGTCCCCGTCTCCCACCCCTCGGTCTAAGCCGGCGAGGGGTGGGAGCTCATCGCTACCGGCAAAGAGGGTCACCAGATCCGGCAAGGCCCAGAACATGGTGGAGCTCAGGAAGACCCAGGAGGGCTGCAAAGCCCCTAAGGCTGAGGCGAGGGCCACTGCGGTGTCTCCTCCCGGAGGTGAGCGGAGTactcgcagaggtgcagcggcGCCGGTGCCGAAGGATTGGGGCACTAGGGCCGCACGGGAGCCGGTTGACAGCTATGCCTCCCGTGTCCATGCGTACCTCAGCGAGCATGAGGAGGCTGGGAAGACCCTCAGGAGACTCCGGGAGGAGATGAAGGAGGTGAGGCAAGCGGCAAGCAGAGCCTCCCGCACAGAGAAGTCTGCCCTAACAGCCAGGATATCCAGCCTGGGGATCTGCATTGAGGGCATGGAAGCCCGGAGAGCGGCTATATTAAATAACAGCGGGCCCTTCCGGGAAAAGCTGGAGAATGACGACCGATTCCACAACATGGCTGCTGCAAAGGAGCCAGAGGGGTCTCGGCGTCCGACCCAGGTGGAGGAGGTGGaccatgaggagatggaggaggcaccgtacccacctgggggcttg